One genomic segment of Alicycliphilus denitrificans K601 includes these proteins:
- a CDS encoding PrkA family serine protein kinase, producing the protein MDAISNYAARYVRLREEEMSIDEYLALCQRDPMAYGSAAERMLAAIGEPEMVDTRSDPHLSRLFANKVIRRYPAFAEFYGMEDAIEQVVSFFRHAAQGLEERKQILYLLGPVGGGKSSIAERLKHLMQKVPFYALKGSPVNESPLGLFDVAEDGPVLEEQFGIPRRYLQHVLSPWAVKRLDEYGGDIRKFRVVKRYPSILKQIAIAKTEPGDENNQDISSLVGKVDIRKLENFAQDDTDAYSYSGGLCLANQGLLEFVEMFKAPIKVLHPLLTATQEGNYKGTEGFGAIPFDGLVLAHSNESEWKAFRNNRNNEAFLDRIYIVKVPYCLRVSEEVRIYEKLIRESSLANAVCAPGTLKMMAQFAVLTRLKEPENSSIFSKMQVYDGESLKDTDPRAKSYQEYRDYAGVDEGMSGISTRFAFKILSKVFNYDSTEVAANPVHLMYVLEQQIEREQFPAELETKYTGYIKEYLSPRYAEFIGKEIQTAYLESYSEYGQNIFDRYVTYADYWIQDSEYRDTDTGEVFDRNALNAELEKIEKPAGIANPKDFRNEIVNFVLRARANNQGKNPSWTSYEKLRLVIEKKMFSNTEELLPVISFNAKASAEDARKHEDFVTRMVAKGYTSKQVRLLCEWYLRVRKSS; encoded by the coding sequence ATGGATGCCATCAGCAACTACGCTGCACGCTATGTCCGCTTGCGCGAAGAGGAGATGTCGATCGACGAGTACCTCGCCCTGTGCCAGCGCGATCCCATGGCCTATGGCAGTGCTGCCGAGCGCATGCTCGCTGCCATCGGCGAACCCGAGATGGTGGATACCAGGAGCGACCCGCACCTGTCGCGCCTGTTCGCCAACAAGGTGATCCGCCGCTACCCCGCCTTTGCCGAGTTCTACGGCATGGAGGATGCGATCGAGCAGGTGGTGAGCTTCTTCCGCCATGCCGCCCAGGGACTGGAGGAGCGCAAGCAGATCCTGTACCTGTTGGGCCCGGTGGGCGGGGGCAAGAGTTCGATCGCCGAGCGCCTCAAGCACCTGATGCAGAAGGTGCCGTTCTACGCGCTCAAGGGCTCGCCGGTGAACGAGTCGCCGCTGGGCCTGTTCGACGTGGCGGAGGACGGCCCGGTGCTGGAGGAGCAGTTCGGGATCCCGAGGCGCTACCTGCAGCACGTACTCTCGCCTTGGGCCGTCAAGCGCCTGGACGAGTACGGCGGCGACATACGCAAGTTCCGCGTCGTCAAGCGCTACCCCAGCATCCTCAAGCAGATCGCTATCGCCAAGACCGAGCCGGGCGACGAGAACAACCAGGACATCTCCAGCCTGGTGGGCAAGGTGGACATCCGCAAGCTGGAGAACTTCGCCCAGGACGACACCGATGCCTACAGCTACTCGGGCGGCCTGTGCCTGGCCAACCAGGGGCTGCTGGAGTTCGTGGAGATGTTCAAGGCGCCCATCAAGGTGCTGCACCCGCTGCTCACGGCCACGCAGGAGGGCAACTACAAGGGCACGGAGGGTTTCGGCGCCATTCCGTTCGACGGCCTGGTGCTGGCGCACAGCAACGAGAGCGAGTGGAAGGCCTTCCGCAACAACCGCAACAACGAGGCCTTCCTCGACCGCATCTACATCGTCAAGGTGCCCTACTGCCTGCGCGTTTCCGAGGAGGTGAGGATCTACGAGAAGCTGATCCGCGAATCGTCGCTGGCCAACGCCGTGTGCGCGCCCGGCACGCTCAAGATGATGGCCCAGTTCGCCGTGCTCACGCGCCTGAAGGAGCCCGAGAACTCCAGCATCTTCAGCAAGATGCAGGTCTATGACGGCGAGAGCCTCAAGGACACCGACCCGCGCGCCAAGAGTTACCAGGAGTACCGCGACTACGCCGGCGTGGACGAGGGCATGTCGGGCATCTCCACGCGCTTCGCCTTCAAGATCCTGTCCAAGGTCTTCAACTACGACAGCACCGAGGTGGCGGCCAACCCCGTGCACCTGATGTACGTGCTGGAGCAGCAGATCGAGCGCGAGCAGTTCCCGGCCGAGCTGGAGACCAAGTACACCGGCTACATCAAGGAATACCTGTCGCCGCGCTACGCCGAGTTCATCGGCAAGGAGATCCAGACAGCCTACCTGGAGAGCTACAGCGAGTACGGCCAGAACATCTTCGACCGCTACGTCACCTACGCCGACTACTGGATCCAGGACAGCGAGTACCGCGACACCGACACCGGCGAGGTGTTCGACCGCAATGCGCTCAATGCCGAGCTGGAGAAGATCGAGAAGCCCGCGGGCATCGCCAACCCCAAGGACTTCCGCAACGAGATCGTCAACTTCGTGCTGCGCGCGCGCGCCAACAACCAGGGCAAGAACCCGAGCTGGACCAGCTACGAGAAGCTGCGCCTGGTGATCGAGAAGAAGATGTTCTCCAACACCGAGGAGCTGCTGCCCGTCATCAGCTTCAACGCCAAGGCCAGCGCCGAGGATGCGCGCAAGCACGAGGACTTCGTCACCCGCATGGTGGCCAAGGGCTACACCTCCAAGCAGGTGCGCCTGCTGTGCGAGTGGTATCTGCGCGTGCGCAAGAGCAGCTGA